One uncultured Caproiciproducens sp. DNA segment encodes these proteins:
- a CDS encoding ABC transporter ATP-binding protein: MSIIRMVDLTKKFGTFTANDAINLSVEKQEIKCIVGENGAGKSTLMNMLYGLLRPTSGKILIQEKEVTINSPVDAIAYGLGMVHQHFKLVPSLTVYENILLGTELKKSSKSPFIDKNREIDEVTKLIQKYKFELNPTDKIEDISVGGRQRVEILKMLYRNVDILILDEPTAVLTPQEVDELFVNLRELRTQGKTIIVITHKLREVMELSDSVTVIKQGKVVGNLLTKDTSKEELAQMMVGRDVVLTVRNTRESDVTDETAYQVENVSTINDYGKEVLHNISFSVKKGEILGVAGVEGNGQSELVKVLTGMMKATQGKVSIYNKEITNEWPDQLRRDGVGIIPEDRYAQGLCGTMSIADNCIAGYHDNPNVCKAGLLKPQKINALRDRFVKDFDIRVGDINGNVGQLSGGNAQKIIVAREFESGSKLLIACQPTRGVDIGSIEFIHNQILNFSNQGNAVLLISSELTEIMSLSSRIIVMFKGEIVGEVRPEEISSSAIGLLMAGINN, from the coding sequence ATGAGCATCATTAGAATGGTTGATCTAACCAAAAAGTTTGGAACTTTCACCGCAAATGACGCAATTAATCTTTCGGTGGAAAAACAGGAAATTAAGTGCATCGTTGGGGAAAACGGCGCTGGAAAATCCACTTTGATGAATATGCTGTATGGATTGCTACGCCCTACCAGCGGGAAAATACTGATTCAAGAGAAAGAAGTAACGATTAACAGTCCGGTGGACGCAATCGCTTACGGATTGGGAATGGTGCACCAGCATTTTAAGCTGGTGCCCAGCCTCACCGTTTATGAAAATATTTTACTTGGAACCGAATTGAAAAAATCTTCCAAATCTCCGTTTATTGATAAAAACCGTGAGATTGATGAAGTTACTAAACTGATTCAAAAATATAAATTTGAACTTAACCCTACCGACAAAATTGAAGATATCTCAGTCGGCGGCCGCCAGAGGGTGGAAATCCTTAAGATGCTGTACCGTAACGTGGATATTTTGATTTTGGATGAACCTACAGCTGTTCTTACCCCCCAAGAGGTAGACGAGCTTTTCGTAAATCTAAGGGAATTGAGAACTCAAGGGAAAACTATCATTGTCATCACGCACAAACTGCGTGAGGTAATGGAATTGAGTGACAGTGTTACGGTCATCAAACAAGGCAAGGTGGTAGGAAACCTGCTTACTAAGGACACTTCCAAAGAAGAACTGGCGCAGATGATGGTCGGAAGGGATGTTGTACTCACCGTACGGAACACGAGGGAAAGTGACGTTACAGACGAAACTGCCTATCAAGTGGAAAATGTGAGCACCATCAATGATTATGGAAAAGAAGTGCTGCACAATATTTCATTTTCAGTTAAGAAGGGAGAAATCCTAGGTGTTGCCGGTGTAGAAGGCAATGGCCAGTCAGAATTGGTCAAAGTGCTGACAGGCATGATGAAAGCAACACAAGGCAAGGTTTCAATATATAACAAGGAGATTACCAACGAGTGGCCTGACCAACTACGCAGGGATGGAGTTGGAATCATACCGGAAGACCGTTACGCACAAGGGCTTTGTGGTACCATGAGCATTGCGGACAACTGCATTGCCGGTTATCATGATAACCCGAATGTGTGTAAAGCCGGCTTGCTAAAACCCCAAAAAATCAATGCGCTGCGGGATCGGTTTGTTAAGGATTTTGACATCCGCGTAGGCGATATTAACGGCAATGTAGGCCAGCTTTCCGGCGGAAACGCGCAAAAGATTATCGTTGCCAGAGAGTTTGAAAGCGGTTCTAAACTGCTGATTGCCTGTCAGCCGACTCGCGGTGTTGATATTGGTTCCATCGAGTTTATTCATAACCAGATTTTGAACTTCAGTAATCAGGGTAACGCGGTACTGCTTATTTCCAGTGAACTGACGGAAATCATGAGTCTTTCAAGCCGCATTATCGTCATGTTTAAGGGTGAAATTGTCGGTGAAGTCCGTCCTGAAGAAATTAGCAGCTCAGCCATCGGCCTGCTGATGGCAGGTATTAACAATTAA
- a CDS encoding ABC transporter permease: protein MKMRNITMRLVNSILPVLLAFVIGGVVILAIGENPLDTYGILLGKSLFTQKGLLNTLHYASPLILTGLAIAITFKANIFNMGVEGQMLLGGFFAGIVGAYLPAMNPVEAKLICLAVGVLCGMLFAMVPAILKAYFRVNEMVVTLMLNYAMIKVLEFLSTGVFRDYSSGYVSTPTIKEEAMFSRLGSSKLTIFFFIALAAFVVMYFVMNKSKLGYETTAIGKNLEFAEATGMKVHKKIIILMAISGALSGLAGAGYMMSEQFKYTLSFSGNPGLGWDGMLIALLGGHSPVGVFIAAVFYAALKTGSDHINLYSTVPKEIVTVIQGLIILFLAVKFVDEHTDIGDKIKMKFHKKSHAAGKEE from the coding sequence ATGAAAATGAGAAACATCACGATGCGCCTCGTCAATTCGATCCTGCCTGTCTTGCTGGCATTTGTAATTGGCGGAGTTGTCATCCTGGCTATAGGCGAAAACCCGTTGGATACCTACGGAATTCTTCTTGGAAAATCGCTCTTTACACAAAAAGGGTTATTGAATACGCTTCACTACGCATCCCCCCTCATTCTCACCGGCTTGGCCATTGCAATCACATTTAAGGCAAATATCTTCAACATGGGTGTGGAAGGACAAATGCTGCTGGGCGGATTTTTTGCAGGAATTGTGGGTGCGTATTTACCTGCAATGAATCCTGTGGAAGCCAAACTGATCTGTCTCGCTGTTGGTGTTCTGTGTGGAATGCTTTTCGCTATGGTTCCAGCCATTCTCAAGGCGTATTTCAGAGTAAATGAAATGGTTGTCACCTTAATGTTAAATTATGCGATGATCAAGGTGCTTGAGTTCCTCTCTACCGGTGTGTTTCGCGATTATAGCTCCGGCTACGTGAGCACGCCTACCATTAAAGAGGAAGCCATGTTTTCTCGCCTTGGCTCTTCTAAACTAACGATCTTCTTCTTTATTGCTCTAGCCGCGTTCGTTGTTATGTATTTTGTAATGAATAAATCCAAACTGGGTTACGAAACGACAGCAATCGGAAAGAATCTGGAGTTCGCGGAAGCGACCGGCATGAAGGTTCACAAGAAGATTATTATCCTTATGGCAATCAGTGGCGCTCTCTCGGGTCTGGCCGGTGCCGGATATATGATGAGTGAGCAATTTAAATACACTCTAAGCTTTTCCGGCAACCCCGGCCTTGGCTGGGATGGTATGCTTATCGCTCTGTTGGGTGGCCATTCTCCGGTGGGCGTGTTCATTGCGGCCGTTTTCTATGCGGCGCTCAAAACAGGCAGCGATCACATCAATCTCTATTCCACAGTTCCAAAGGAAATTGTTACGGTCATACAGGGTCTCATCATTCTGTTCCTCGCCGTTAAATTTGTGGATGAGCACACGGACATCGGAGATAAGATTAAAATGAAGTTTCATAAAAAATCGCACGCAGCGGGCAAGGAGGAATAA
- a CDS encoding ABC transporter permease, with protein MDMLGSILYDTVYHSAPIILCVIGGIFAYKANVLNIALEGMMLTGAFVSTLTAFLTHNVLLGVLLAILSAMVLGLVFSFMSVTCKGNVIIVGLAINLLASAIAGFVLVRMKTSNITLSFLNVANLQVNIPVIKDIPLLGRILSGHPLITYISFLGIFLMWLLMYQTKFGVYVRVVGENEEAAKSIGLKTNFYKYAAILIGAMCCGLAGANLSTERLGLYTNDMTAGRGFIAIAAIYCGRGSPTLSSAYAILFGLARALSVNLSIYAGPAAGLFDIIPYIMMIGVLTVVSIVENKNNMTRGFKNE; from the coding sequence ATGGATATGTTAGGAAGCATTTTATACGATACGGTTTATCACAGTGCCCCGATTATTCTGTGTGTTATTGGTGGAATTTTTGCCTATAAAGCGAATGTGCTGAACATTGCTTTGGAAGGTATGATGCTGACCGGCGCGTTCGTTTCTACCCTTACTGCGTTTTTAACGCACAATGTGCTTTTGGGCGTGCTGCTCGCCATACTGTCTGCTATGGTGTTGGGTTTGGTTTTTTCGTTCATGAGCGTTACCTGTAAGGGAAACGTGATTATCGTCGGTTTAGCCATCAATCTTTTGGCGTCCGCCATTGCGGGGTTTGTCCTGGTACGTATGAAAACCTCCAACATCACGCTGAGCTTCCTTAATGTGGCGAATCTTCAAGTGAATATTCCTGTTATCAAGGATATTCCTCTTCTTGGCAGGATACTAAGCGGTCATCCGCTGATTACTTATATCAGCTTCCTTGGAATTTTTCTCATGTGGTTGCTGATGTATCAAACAAAATTCGGGGTGTACGTGCGTGTTGTGGGTGAGAATGAGGAAGCTGCCAAAAGTATCGGCCTTAAAACGAATTTTTACAAATATGCCGCTATCCTGATTGGCGCGATGTGCTGCGGTCTTGCCGGTGCAAACCTCTCCACCGAGCGGCTCGGCCTTTACACAAATGATATGACAGCCGGCCGCGGTTTTATTGCCATTGCCGCTATTTATTGCGGCAGAGGCTCCCCGACACTTTCTTCGGCGTACGCCATTCTGTTTGGCCTAGCGCGTGCGCTGTCCGTCAATCTCAGTATCTACGCCGGGCCGGCCGCAGGACTGTTCGATATTATTCCGTACATCATGATGATAGGTGTTCTTACCGTAGTATCTATTGTGGAGAACAAAAACAACATGACAAGAGGATTCAAAAATGAGTGA
- a CDS encoding GntR family transcriptional regulator: MEQMMMPKYYILKRKLIEKIDQEDFKVNETIPSERELIEMYNVSRITVRKAIDELVNEGYLYKIQGKGTYVKSDEYSQDLFSITSCTQDVIKLGMTPGRKVISAEVVTADKKHSRSLELGDNEKVFRMERVYYADKEPINHTTTYLPYKLFPGIEKYDFSEDSLYKVLENEYGAQITKAKRTVEAILAEDEIAEYLEVPAGIPILLFNCVTYGVVNGKEIPIENFKCCYRSDKFKFYINQVK; encoded by the coding sequence ATGGAACAGATGATGATGCCAAAATATTATATTTTAAAGCGAAAATTAATCGAGAAAATCGACCAAGAGGATTTTAAAGTAAATGAAACAATTCCGAGCGAACGAGAACTGATTGAGATGTACAATGTCAGTCGCATTACCGTTCGTAAGGCAATAGACGAATTGGTAAACGAGGGATATCTGTACAAAATACAGGGCAAGGGAACATACGTTAAGTCGGATGAGTACAGCCAAGATCTCTTTTCAATTACTAGTTGTACACAGGATGTCATTAAACTTGGAATGACTCCGGGTAGAAAAGTGATTTCGGCAGAGGTGGTTACCGCCGACAAAAAGCACAGCCGCAGTTTGGAACTTGGGGATAACGAAAAGGTATTCCGCATGGAGCGCGTATATTATGCGGACAAAGAACCAATTAATCATACTACCACCTATCTTCCTTACAAGCTATTCCCGGGAATAGAAAAGTACGATTTTTCTGAAGATTCGTTATATAAAGTTTTGGAGAACGAATACGGTGCACAGATAACTAAGGCAAAGCGTACGGTTGAAGCTATTTTGGCAGAGGATGAAATCGCAGAATACCTAGAGGTTCCCGCCGGAATTCCTATCCTATTGTTTAACTGCGTTACTTATGGCGTTGTGAACGGCAAGGAAATCCCGATTGAAAACTTCAAATGTTGCTATCGTAGCGATAAGTTTAAATTCTATATTAATCAAGTTAAGTGA
- a CDS encoding BMP family ABC transporter substrate-binding protein codes for MKRSFKKVVCLAMSAVVTLSALAGCGSSNAASSAATSGTASVTSAAAPKSDKKIAIVCDSAGQNDNGYNHAAVEGAKKVSEEFGMAYKVVEPTNGVPATLEALADDGYNVIFSLPYDFDALIKGVGGSKPIAEQYPDTTFVVFNDNPNVKSDGSVKYKNVISVMFDVHEGSFLAGALSVLVNENSSTLFSTGYKFTKPDNGGRTIGFIGGTNSNGITVFSYGYIQGINYMAKELNVKYDYYAKYDAGFTDSALGSTVAGTYYDKGANIVYGVAGSVGDGVTSKAKEVGKLAIQVDANKDAQQPGYVLTSVLKNTDVPVYAICKALSEGKLASMNNLQSYSLTSGATGITDLSEISKSIASTDAAKAKWKEIQAKIEDIKGKIGTDIKVVNAAAGEKFNPSTCPNVTIK; via the coding sequence ATGAAACGATCTTTTAAAAAAGTAGTTTGTCTGGCAATGTCAGCAGTCGTGACTTTATCTGCCCTCGCAGGCTGCGGCAGCAGTAATGCCGCCAGCAGCGCAGCAACATCCGGAACAGCAAGCGTAACCTCCGCTGCCGCCCCGAAAAGCGATAAGAAGATTGCAATCGTATGCGACTCCGCAGGACAGAATGATAATGGCTACAATCATGCTGCCGTAGAAGGCGCAAAGAAAGTGTCCGAAGAATTCGGTATGGCATACAAAGTGGTAGAGCCGACGAATGGCGTTCCGGCTACACTGGAAGCGCTTGCTGACGACGGTTACAATGTTATCTTCAGCCTTCCGTATGATTTCGATGCGTTGATCAAAGGAGTGGGCGGCTCCAAGCCAATTGCAGAGCAGTATCCGGACACCACATTCGTCGTGTTTAATGACAATCCGAACGTTAAGTCGGATGGCTCTGTAAAGTATAAAAATGTTATTTCCGTAATGTTTGATGTACATGAAGGCTCATTCCTTGCCGGTGCACTGAGTGTACTGGTAAACGAGAATTCATCCACGCTGTTCAGTACAGGCTATAAATTCACAAAGCCAGATAACGGCGGCCGTACCATTGGCTTTATTGGCGGTACGAATTCCAACGGCATCACTGTATTCTCATATGGTTACATTCAGGGAATCAACTATATGGCGAAGGAACTCAATGTAAAATATGACTACTATGCAAAATACGATGCAGGCTTCACTGATTCCGCACTTGGCAGTACAGTAGCGGGTACTTACTATGACAAGGGTGCTAATATTGTGTACGGCGTGGCTGGCAGTGTTGGTGATGGCGTAACCTCCAAGGCAAAAGAAGTTGGTAAGCTTGCCATTCAAGTCGATGCGAACAAGGATGCTCAACAGCCAGGATATGTACTTACCAGTGTGCTGAAAAACACGGACGTTCCCGTGTATGCTATTTGCAAAGCGCTTAGCGAAGGGAAACTTGCTTCTATGAATAACCTTCAGTCCTATTCTTTGACCTCAGGCGCTACCGGTATTACGGATCTCTCTGAGATTAGTAAATCCATCGCCTCAACAGATGCAGCTAAGGCAAAATGGAAAGAAATCCAAGCTAAGATTGAGGATATTAAGGGGAAAATCGGCACAGATATTAAGGTTGTAAACGCAGCCGCCGGTGAAAAGTTTAATCCTTCCACGTGTCCTAATGTAACAATCAAATAA
- a CDS encoding PfkB family carbohydrate kinase has product MKKYDVITSGYVSMDHMLKINTPAAVGFTSLISNKTNSQIYYGGCSVNIAYALCRLGLTAMPVLRVGGDYEKIGFQAFLKEGGVPTEGIKVVEDETTSVCYLVQDNKGQHITIFYPGAMDEKYTRPLDDELFENVGLGVVTVASRPDNQEFFQKCRAHNVPLVFGMKSDFDAFPVPFLKELLLCSKIIFTNEAERETIEKLFQLNDITDLFRLGSAEIIVTTYGREGSKYYRRMDDGSVDTACIPICDCTSVVDTTGSGDGYMAGFLYAYLKGMSMADCCRMGSTLSSFIIEKEGCCTNAPSVEALMERFANFKTCVL; this is encoded by the coding sequence ATGAAAAAATATGATGTAATTACAAGCGGCTACGTGAGCATGGATCACATGCTAAAGATAAATACCCCCGCGGCCGTCGGTTTTACTTCACTGATCAGCAATAAGACAAATTCTCAGATTTATTACGGCGGATGCTCTGTAAATATCGCGTATGCACTGTGCAGACTGGGCCTTACAGCTATGCCGGTTCTGCGCGTTGGCGGTGACTACGAAAAAATCGGATTTCAAGCATTTCTGAAAGAGGGAGGCGTCCCCACCGAAGGCATCAAGGTAGTGGAGGATGAGACAACCTCGGTATGTTATCTTGTGCAGGACAATAAAGGGCAGCACATTACCATATTTTATCCCGGCGCCATGGACGAAAAATACACCCGGCCTTTGGACGATGAACTCTTTGAAAATGTTGGGTTGGGTGTTGTTACCGTCGCGTCGCGGCCGGATAATCAGGAATTCTTTCAGAAATGCAGGGCGCATAACGTGCCGCTTGTATTTGGAATGAAGTCCGATTTTGACGCATTCCCTGTGCCGTTTCTCAAGGAACTTCTGCTTTGCAGCAAGATTATTTTTACCAACGAGGCGGAGCGCGAAACCATCGAAAAGCTCTTTCAGCTTAACGATATAACAGACTTGTTTCGGCTTGGCAGCGCTGAGATTATTGTTACTACATACGGGCGGGAAGGAAGCAAGTACTACCGCCGTATGGACGACGGTTCAGTGGACACCGCATGCATCCCCATTTGTGACTGCACCAGTGTGGTGGATACAACCGGTTCCGGCGACGGATATATGGCAGGTTTTTTGTATGCATACCTTAAGGGGATGTCTATGGCGGACTGCTGTAGGATGGGCAGTACGCTTTCCTCTTTTATCATAGAAAAAGAGGGTTGCTGCACAAACGCACCGTCTGTGGAAGCACTGATGGAACGCTTTGCAAATTTCAAGACCTGCGTCTTATAA
- a CDS encoding isochorismatase family cysteine hydrolase, protein MSDTALIIVDMVKDFTNPDGLVYYPQNREILPKIAAVLQKCREKGKLIIFLQHCNRAGKYDEKAASMRPNCIEGTGGEDIDPMLSVDPEKDYVIKKRRYSGFFGTDLDLVLRENRIKNTVIVGTKTNCCIRATVTDAFYLNYNPIVIRECVATNDNTVNEVHLTDIQKYLGTVVEMKTFFEKLDNGEW, encoded by the coding sequence ATGAGTGATACCGCGTTGATTATTGTAGATATGGTAAAGGATTTTACCAATCCCGATGGTTTGGTGTATTATCCGCAAAATCGTGAGATTCTGCCTAAAATTGCAGCGGTTCTGCAAAAATGCAGGGAAAAGGGGAAACTTATTATTTTCCTGCAGCATTGTAACCGCGCGGGGAAATATGATGAAAAAGCTGCTTCGATGCGCCCAAACTGCATAGAAGGCACAGGGGGAGAGGACATTGACCCCATGCTTTCAGTGGATCCAGAAAAAGACTATGTAATTAAAAAACGCCGGTACAGCGGATTTTTCGGTACGGATTTGGACCTTGTCCTTCGTGAGAACCGGATTAAGAATACGGTTATTGTGGGTACCAAGACAAACTGCTGTATTCGTGCCACTGTGACGGATGCATTTTATCTAAATTATAATCCGATCGTCATCCGAGAGTGCGTGGCGACGAATGATAACACCGTGAATGAGGTGCATCTCACCGATATTCAGAAATATCTTGGCACTGTCGTAGAGATGAAAACCTTTTTCGAGAAATTGGATAACGGAGAATGGTAA